One window of the Thermodesulfobacteriota bacterium genome contains the following:
- a CDS encoding pilus assembly PilX N-terminal domain-containing protein: MRKRPSALTNESGMALVIALVMMVVLTLIGLAATFTSNFEILLSGEKRRSTDAFFNADSGANVLITRFQNFVPKRRNYNPFTDPANTNPTNVTAIIDYDPFKMGPPEGGSYHREYAYFWVESRGSDRTEMAVRSMATVQVNVYREIVQSDSITEVVVD, encoded by the coding sequence ATGAGGAAAAGGCCGTCCGCTTTGACCAATGAATCCGGAATGGCGTTGGTGATCGCCCTTGTGATGATGGTGGTCCTCACATTGATCGGCTTGGCAGCGACCTTTACCTCGAACTTCGAAATCCTTCTCTCGGGGGAAAAACGCCGCTCCACCGATGCCTTTTTCAATGCGGACAGCGGGGCCAATGTCCTCATCACCCGTTTTCAAAATTTCGTCCCGAAAAGGCGCAATTACAATCCCTTCACCGACCCGGCCAATACCAATCCTACCAATGTCACCGCCATCATCGACTACGATCCCTTTAAAATGGGACCGCCCGAAGGGGGTTCGTATCATCGGGAGTATGCCTACTTTTGGGTCGAATCGAGAGGGTCTGACCGGACGGAAATGGCCGTCCGGTCTATGGCCACTGTCCAGGTGAACGTCTATCGAGAAATCGTCCAATCCGATTCCATCACCGAGGTCGTCGTCGACTGA
- a CDS encoding DUF4410 domain-containing protein translates to MGYQKMVRVGGWILVFLFASMQVGQAQEGGIVDKSQITFTKDPTGYVFLAPGVDLKIFDTVVIGDFSIAGLPEIGPGKLEEYRDTYRVQLRTKLAAAGIFKEVTDDLSKARGPNTLVIWGDILTMHPGSAAARFWVGMGAGKAVAEIKTYASPAEEKKILLAHHLRPTSGMRGGGLGAREGYVFLSQGVDRISTYCVEYIKRVYQTGR, encoded by the coding sequence ATGGGATATCAAAAGATGGTAAGGGTGGGCGGATGGATTTTAGTCTTCCTTTTTGCATCGATGCAGGTCGGACAGGCTCAGGAGGGGGGCATTGTCGATAAGTCCCAGATCACCTTCACCAAGGATCCCACGGGATATGTGTTCTTGGCACCGGGAGTGGATTTAAAAATCTTCGATACCGTGGTGATCGGAGATTTCTCCATCGCAGGGCTTCCAGAAATCGGACCTGGAAAATTGGAAGAATACCGAGATACCTACAGGGTGCAGCTCAGGACTAAGTTGGCCGCTGCGGGTATATTCAAAGAAGTGACGGACGACCTTTCAAAGGCAAGGGGTCCGAACACACTGGTCATCTGGGGGGACATCCTGACGATGCACCCGGGCTCAGCGGCAGCGAGGTTCTGGGTAGGAATGGGGGCTGGGAAAGCCGTGGCCGAAATCAAAACCTATGCCAGTCCAGCGGAGGAAAAGAAGATCTTGCTCGCCCATCATCTGAGGCCCACCAGCGGGATGAGAGGCGGGGGTTTGGGAGCGAGAGAAGGGTATGTGTTTTTGAGCCAGGGGGTGGATCGCATCTCGACTTACTGCGTAGAATATATCAAGAGGGTTTATCAGACAGGAAGGTAA
- a CDS encoding PilC/PilY family type IV pilus protein: protein MKKRALFFIGLLILFPLSDARGADTDLYVLDQTIQQVPPDILIVLDLSGSMRWTPAGERMYITSSNKNDCRLQNIPFYATSRGGTYCDVPDDTNDYNSSTNDYPIYSNSACSGPFYKTYSSSDPNRNTNCSRVEIAKRAIKSILDANDDGQITSRDQEILSMRMGYMRFYDCGSDTGTDYNSGCNRLVHPINTPYATIWDSISNAGGKGGTHLANALKEARLYLNAHKAEDNARNCRKKFVILISDGEDTLACNGNGSEAQSDQYKRRRETIAAARALANDGYKVFVIGFGAPLPLSLRNTLNWAAYYGGTNNREAADSISGTYLIPPGQLYPAGMSSCSNHTYDPGSQNISGYAYFAETPSQLEQALFDIRDYILNLLAESSSYVAPVVPISQMESYSSQNRMYLAMFKPTLKSLWLGNIKKFGIADRSSGNIKKGDILDVLGRPAITTLNEIDRTARSYWSSGEDGGEVVRGGVGEQLANRDLLNDPRKIYTYVGISEKKLLTEPENAFTVANSNITYSMLGLSNDPVRREKIIKFVHGFDSFDWDENTITEEKRKASYLNEVGQEITVPWILGAFIHSRPLVIHYPNRSVIFAGANDGMLHAFDDATGRELWAFVPPSVLPKLKDFETNLTLQTSVDGSPKAYIERNSNGTITKAILIFGLRRGGDRYIALDVTNPEAPRFLWEIGPSTSGFERLGQTWSTPVLKPVAHGDGKKVVAFVAGGYDPCNDPNMSCGSGDQKGNAIYAIDISNGQLLWQFSKTNDSRMVYSIPSDISAIDINGDGKIDRLYVGDMGGQLWRFDIGNLNNLSAWTGKVIFRANSSSADKRKFFYPPEVSPGPGFQWVFIGTGDREHPKQETGTSAFPTQNRLYAIKDSNPSTPLSESNLVDVTSDILQKPNPTSDDLVLREQTRTQLANWSGWFITLENKGEKCLASPLIYSRTVYFTTFTPSYPNEGDICFLGEGTGRVYALQFQTGAAMFNYDLTNDLPGQPPTIYKTDRSMIIGAGIPSQVVISIIEGDVVGYIGVGGGVFSPEELGGKVIQVLYWRTVH from the coding sequence ATGAAAAAACGCGCCTTATTTTTCATTGGATTATTGATTCTCTTTCCTCTTTCTGATGCCCGGGGGGCGGATACCGACCTCTATGTCCTCGACCAGACGATCCAGCAGGTCCCTCCGGACATCTTGATTGTTCTCGACCTGTCCGGAAGCATGCGCTGGACTCCAGCCGGTGAAAGGATGTATATCACCTCGTCAAATAAAAACGACTGCCGGCTCCAGAATATCCCCTTTTATGCCACCTCCCGGGGGGGCACTTATTGTGATGTCCCCGATGATACGAATGACTACAACTCGAGTACGAATGACTATCCGATCTACAGCAATAGCGCCTGTTCTGGACCCTTCTATAAAACCTACAGCAGTTCGGACCCGAACCGAAACACCAACTGCAGCCGGGTCGAGATCGCCAAGAGGGCCATCAAAAGCATTCTCGATGCCAACGACGACGGCCAAATCACTTCAAGGGACCAGGAAATTCTCAGCATGAGAATGGGATATATGAGATTTTACGACTGCGGGAGCGATACGGGAACGGATTACAATTCGGGTTGCAATCGGTTGGTTCATCCAATTAACACTCCCTACGCAACGATATGGGACTCCATCAGCAATGCAGGGGGCAAAGGCGGGACCCACCTGGCAAATGCCTTAAAAGAGGCCAGGCTCTACCTAAACGCCCATAAGGCAGAGGATAACGCGAGAAATTGTCGAAAGAAGTTCGTTATATTGATCTCGGATGGCGAGGATACCCTGGCCTGCAATGGCAATGGATCCGAAGCCCAATCGGATCAGTATAAACGGAGAAGAGAAACGATTGCGGCAGCAAGGGCTCTGGCGAATGACGGATATAAAGTCTTTGTCATCGGATTCGGAGCTCCCCTGCCCCTGAGCCTGCGAAATACGTTGAACTGGGCGGCTTACTATGGCGGCACCAACAACAGGGAGGCAGCGGATTCCATTTCGGGGACTTACCTCATCCCACCCGGACAACTCTACCCTGCGGGGATGAGCAGCTGTTCGAACCATACATATGATCCCGGGAGCCAAAATATCTCGGGGTATGCTTACTTCGCCGAAACCCCATCCCAACTGGAGCAGGCTTTGTTTGACATCCGGGACTATATCCTCAACCTCCTTGCGGAATCCTCCAGTTATGTGGCCCCGGTGGTTCCCATCAGCCAGATGGAAAGCTACAGTTCCCAAAACCGGATGTATCTGGCGATGTTCAAACCCACCCTCAAAAGCCTATGGCTGGGAAACATCAAAAAATTTGGAATCGCCGATAGGTCATCAGGGAACATCAAAAAGGGGGATATCCTCGATGTTTTAGGCCGGCCCGCCATCACCACCTTGAACGAAATTGATAGAACCGCCCGTTCCTACTGGAGTTCAGGAGAAGACGGGGGAGAGGTGGTCAGGGGAGGGGTTGGAGAACAGCTGGCAAACCGGGACCTGTTAAATGACCCTCGAAAGATCTACACCTATGTCGGGATATCCGAAAAGAAACTCCTGACGGAACCCGAGAATGCCTTCACGGTGGCGAATTCAAATATTACCTATTCCATGCTGGGCCTTTCGAATGACCCTGTGAGGAGAGAGAAGATCATCAAATTCGTCCATGGATTCGACTCCTTCGACTGGGACGAGAATACGATCACAGAGGAAAAGCGCAAGGCGTCCTATCTCAACGAGGTGGGCCAGGAGATCACGGTACCCTGGATCCTGGGAGCTTTCATCCATTCCCGACCTCTGGTCATTCACTATCCAAACCGGTCTGTCATCTTTGCCGGAGCCAATGACGGGATGCTCCATGCCTTCGATGATGCGACGGGAAGGGAATTGTGGGCTTTCGTACCGCCCAGTGTACTTCCCAAATTGAAAGACTTCGAGACCAATCTCACCCTTCAGACCTCTGTCGACGGCTCCCCCAAGGCTTATATCGAAAGGAATTCCAACGGGACCATCACGAAGGCCATTCTTATCTTCGGTCTTAGGAGAGGAGGGGACCGTTACATTGCCCTCGATGTGACCAATCCCGAAGCCCCAAGGTTTCTCTGGGAGATAGGTCCATCGACTTCCGGTTTTGAAAGGTTAGGCCAGACCTGGTCCACGCCCGTACTGAAACCAGTAGCTCATGGGGATGGGAAGAAGGTCGTCGCCTTCGTCGCTGGAGGATACGATCCCTGCAACGATCCCAATATGAGTTGCGGATCGGGAGACCAGAAAGGAAATGCCATTTACGCCATCGATATTTCGAACGGTCAACTCCTATGGCAGTTTTCGAAGACGAACGATTCTCGGATGGTCTATTCCATCCCAAGCGATATCAGCGCCATCGATATCAACGGAGACGGGAAGATCGACCGCCTCTACGTGGGAGACATGGGAGGCCAGCTCTGGCGGTTTGACATCGGGAATTTGAACAACCTCTCAGCCTGGACCGGAAAGGTGATCTTCAGAGCGAACAGTTCCTCGGCGGACAAAAGGAAGTTCTTCTATCCCCCCGAAGTTTCGCCGGGGCCAGGATTTCAATGGGTTTTCATCGGCACCGGAGACAGGGAACACCCCAAACAGGAAACCGGCACATCCGCTTTTCCCACTCAAAACCGCCTCTATGCGATCAAAGATTCTAACCCTTCCACCCCTCTTTCCGAATCCAACCTGGTCGATGTGACCAGCGACATCCTCCAGAAACCGAACCCCACAAGCGACGATCTGGTCCTTCGGGAACAGACGAGAACCCAACTGGCCAATTGGAGCGGTTGGTTTATCACGCTTGAAAATAAGGGCGAGAAATGCCTCGCCTCTCCTCTCATCTATTCCAGGACGGTTTATTTCACAACCTTTACCCCCTCTTACCCCAACGAAGGGGACATCTGCTTTTTAGGGGAAGGTACCGGTAGGGTCTATGCGCTCCAGTTTCAAACGGGGGCGGCCATGTTCAATTATGATTTGACCAATGATCTCCCTGGACAGCCCCCAACGATATATAAGACGGATCGCTCCATGATCATCGGAGCTGGAATTCCCTCCCAGGTGGTCATCTCCATCATTGAAGGGGATGTGGTGGGATATATCGGCGTGGGAGGAGGGGTTTTCTCGCCAGAGGAACTGGGCGGCAAGGTCATTCAGGTCCTCTACTGGAGAACGGTCCATTAA